The Lentzea guizhouensis genome contains a region encoding:
- a CDS encoding 2,3-dihydroxyphenylpropionate 1,2-dioxygenase, whose protein sequence is MAEIIGFAGMSHSPFATLLPPPAQGGPGSAFLRDADRVRQAVEALAPDAVVVVGPDHFHANFYDVMPPFVLGVEEAVGFGDFGSTAGPLPVASRLAWEVQGGLADAGFDVSLSYSLTVDHGIVQSYEMITGGTTLPLVPLVVNTAAPPLPSLDRCVALGKALGAALRSSEFPGRVLVAASGGLSHWLPSNDPRDPAMATDRRDSLIRGRANVREFAAAREPRVKAMGGNPDARVNEVWDRWFLDRLVAGSPSDVARIGHDALEANAGTGGHEVRCWLIGQVAVGMPLRWTSYEPVPEWITGMGIGTTFPVS, encoded by the coding sequence ATGGCGGAGATCATCGGCTTTGCCGGCATGTCGCACAGCCCGTTCGCGACACTGCTGCCGCCGCCCGCGCAGGGTGGTCCCGGCAGTGCGTTCCTGCGGGACGCGGACCGAGTGCGGCAGGCGGTCGAGGCGCTGGCACCGGACGCCGTCGTCGTGGTCGGGCCGGACCACTTCCACGCCAACTTCTACGACGTCATGCCGCCGTTCGTGCTCGGCGTCGAGGAGGCGGTCGGCTTCGGTGACTTCGGCAGCACCGCCGGACCGCTGCCGGTGGCGAGCAGGCTCGCCTGGGAGGTGCAGGGCGGCCTGGCCGACGCCGGGTTCGACGTGTCGCTGTCGTACTCGCTGACCGTCGACCACGGGATCGTGCAGAGCTACGAGATGATCACCGGTGGCACGACGCTGCCGCTGGTGCCGCTGGTGGTGAACACGGCCGCGCCGCCGTTGCCGTCGCTGGACCGCTGCGTCGCCCTCGGGAAGGCGCTGGGTGCGGCGCTGCGGTCGTCGGAGTTCCCCGGCCGGGTGCTGGTGGCGGCGAGCGGCGGGCTGTCGCACTGGCTGCCGTCCAACGACCCGCGCGACCCGGCGATGGCGACCGACCGGCGTGACTCGCTGATCAGGGGCCGGGCGAACGTGCGGGAGTTCGCGGCGGCCCGCGAACCGCGGGTGAAGGCGATGGGCGGCAACCCGGACGCACGGGTGAACGAGGTGTGGGACCGCTGGTTCCTCGACCGGCTGGTCGCGGGGTCGCCGTCCGACGTCGCGCGGATCGGGCACGACGCGCTGGAGGCGAACGCGGGCACCGGTGGGCACGAGGTGCGGTGCTGGCTGATCGGGCAGGTCGCGGTGGGGATGCCGCTGCGGTGGACCAGCTACGAGCCCGTGCCGGAGTGGATCACCGGAATGGGGATCGGGACGACGTTCCCGGTCTCCTGA
- a CDS encoding alpha/beta fold hydrolase, whose translation MIGEHISIWGELSHVEHSVRYVSVPVRGHTVRTRILQAGFGPDLVLLHGTGGHLEAYSRDIAGLAEDFRVTAYDMVGHGWSDLPDLPYTIDVLVEHLVGLMDVLGISRAHLSGESLGGWVVAWLAAHHPDRVMRLVLNTPGNIANKPEVMQRMRDSTMAAVLDPSEETVRRRVEFLFHHKEMVTDELVGLRRSVYSRDGFVRAITNTLVLQDPAVREDFAWDPAWVGKIAAPTLLLWTSHDPTGGLDEADMLLGWLPDARLHVIDDAGHWPQWEKVAEFLDTHRTWLLHGKDPS comes from the coding sequence ATGATCGGCGAGCACATCAGCATCTGGGGCGAGCTGTCCCATGTGGAACATTCGGTGCGGTACGTGTCCGTGCCGGTGCGCGGGCACACCGTGCGGACGCGGATCCTGCAGGCCGGGTTCGGTCCGGATCTCGTGCTGCTGCACGGCACCGGCGGTCACCTGGAGGCCTACTCGCGCGACATCGCGGGGCTGGCGGAGGACTTCCGGGTGACGGCCTACGACATGGTCGGCCACGGCTGGTCGGACCTGCCCGACCTGCCGTACACGATCGACGTGCTGGTCGAGCACCTCGTCGGGCTGATGGACGTGCTGGGCATCTCCCGCGCGCACCTGTCCGGCGAGTCGCTGGGCGGCTGGGTCGTGGCGTGGCTGGCCGCGCACCACCCCGACCGCGTGATGCGGCTCGTGCTGAACACACCGGGCAACATCGCGAACAAGCCCGAGGTCATGCAGCGGATGCGGGACAGCACGATGGCCGCCGTGCTCGACCCGAGCGAGGAGACCGTGCGCCGGCGGGTGGAGTTCCTGTTCCACCACAAGGAGATGGTCACCGACGAGCTGGTGGGCCTGCGCCGGTCGGTGTACTCGCGGGACGGGTTCGTGCGGGCGATCACGAACACGCTGGTGCTGCAGGACCCTGCGGTGCGCGAGGACTTCGCCTGGGACCCGGCGTGGGTCGGCAAGATCGCCGCGCCGACGTTGCTGCTGTGGACGAGCCACGACCCGACCGGTGGCCTGGACGAGGCGGACATGTTGCTGGGCTGGCTGCCCGACGCGCGGCTGCACGTGATCGACGACGCGGGGCACTGGCCCCAGTGGGAGAAGGTCGCGGAGTTCCTCGACACCCACCGCACCTGGCTGCTGCACGGGAAGGACCCCTCCTGA
- a CDS encoding cupin domain-containing protein, with amino-acid sequence MATSGPDFAMPDFLGALTHAVRPDGARPLVVHDEELETIPPGAVPNPTTLRIAGKLPTATFELFRQVIPPGESSDMQRHHHETVHFVLSGDGHSEIQLAEVERCETVVWKAGSFVYTPPWTWHRHYNDSTEHPVEFLTIENSRLLALFGLARRQSAGLATFDEARARFEGER; translated from the coding sequence TTGGCCACTTCCGGACCCGACTTCGCCATGCCGGACTTCCTCGGCGCGCTCACCCACGCGGTGCGGCCCGACGGCGCACGGCCGCTGGTCGTGCACGACGAGGAGCTGGAGACGATCCCGCCGGGCGCGGTGCCGAACCCGACCACGCTGCGCATCGCGGGCAAGCTGCCGACGGCGACGTTCGAGCTGTTCCGCCAGGTGATCCCGCCGGGCGAGAGCTCGGACATGCAGCGGCACCACCACGAGACGGTCCACTTCGTGCTCTCCGGCGACGGGCACAGCGAGATTCAGCTGGCCGAGGTCGAGAGGTGCGAAACCGTTGTGTGGAAAGCAGGTTCGTTCGTCTACACGCCACCGTGGACGTGGCATCGGCATTACAACGACTCGACGGAGCACCCGGTCGAGTTCCTGACCATCGAGAACTCGCGGTTGCTCGCGTTGTTCGGGCTGGCCCGCAGGCAGAGCGCGGGGCTGGCGACGTTCGACGAGGCCCGCGCCCGGTTCGAGGGGGAGCGATGA
- a CDS encoding SDR family oxidoreductase, translating into MAPGDADARPGGAQARRPSRGHGADLADIPAGRAADPAEVAAAVAFLVSPQASYVNGTVLTVDGGRTEFAL; encoded by the coding sequence GTGGCACCGGGCGACGCTGACGCGCGGCCTGGAGGTGCGCAGGCGCGGAGGCCTTCCCGCGGACACGGCGCCGACCTCGCGGACATCCCGGCCGGGCGTGCCGCGGATCCCGCCGAGGTCGCGGCGGCCGTGGCGTTCCTGGTGTCCCCGCAGGCCTCGTACGTCAACGGCACCGTGCTGACGGTCGACGGCGGCCGCACCGAGTTCGCACTCTGA
- a CDS encoding SDR family NAD(P)-dependent oxidoreductase, producing MNENSRVALVGGGAGGIGAATAAALVESGHRSRRGPRPRSRGRARRDHAECDLADPAQAAELVAHVHERHGSLDVVVVNAGGPAPGELFDVTCAQWHRDLDLLLVGPLALLAAALPAMAGRGYGGSSWSPRRPSPAAAGLAASTVLRAAVTSA from the coding sequence ATGAACGAGAACTCCAGGGTCGCGCTGGTGGGCGGCGGCGCGGGCGGGATCGGCGCGGCGACCGCGGCCGCGCTGGTCGAGAGCGGTCACCGGTCGCGCCGCGGACCGCGGCCACGCTCGAGGGGCCGCGCTCGGCGCGACCACGCCGAATGCGACCTCGCGGATCCGGCGCAGGCGGCGGAACTCGTCGCCCACGTGCACGAACGGCACGGGTCGCTCGACGTCGTGGTCGTGAACGCCGGCGGGCCGGCGCCCGGTGAGCTCTTCGACGTGACGTGCGCGCAGTGGCACCGGGACCTGGACCTGTTGCTGGTGGGGCCGCTCGCGTTGCTGGCCGCGGCGCTGCCGGCGATGGCCGGGCGCGGGTACGGCGGGTCGTCGTGGTCACCTCGACGGCCGTCGCCAGCCGCAGCCGGCCTGGCCGCCTCGACCGTGCTGCGCGCAGCGGTGACGTCCGCGTGA
- a CDS encoding IclR family transcriptional regulator, translating into MSPSDRDSHDTGPSGSLERAAAILDAFDAAHRELGLAELVRRSGLPRSTVHRTAARMIELGWLDKPQDRYRISTGLFKLAGLVPVRMELREAALPFLQDLYAAARTTVQLGVLDGTQVLVVEKITGHRPMPMLSQVGGVIPAHCSGLGRAMLAWSDAARVEEVIAGGMDRRTPRTITSPTALKRELASIPDRGWAYDREEGNVGVSCVAAPIFNATGEVVAALSVTGPSAAVKPERIGPAVRMAAAAASRAYSTRRWEAPRRST; encoded by the coding sequence ATGAGTCCCAGTGACCGGGACTCCCACGACACCGGGCCGAGCGGTTCACTCGAACGCGCGGCGGCGATCCTGGACGCCTTCGACGCCGCGCACCGCGAGCTGGGCCTCGCCGAGCTGGTGCGGCGGTCCGGGTTGCCGCGCTCGACCGTGCACCGCACCGCCGCCCGGATGATCGAGCTCGGCTGGCTCGACAAGCCGCAGGACCGGTACCGGATCAGCACCGGCCTGTTCAAGCTCGCCGGGCTGGTGCCGGTGCGGATGGAGCTGCGCGAGGCCGCACTGCCGTTCCTGCAGGACCTCTACGCCGCCGCCCGCACCACCGTGCAGCTCGGCGTGCTCGACGGCACCCAGGTCCTCGTCGTCGAGAAGATCACCGGGCACCGGCCGATGCCGATGTTGTCGCAGGTCGGCGGCGTGATCCCGGCGCACTGCTCCGGGCTGGGCCGGGCGATGCTGGCCTGGTCGGACGCCGCGCGGGTGGAGGAGGTGATCGCCGGCGGGATGGACCGGCGCACCCCGCGCACGATCACGAGCCCGACCGCGTTGAAGCGCGAGCTGGCCTCGATCCCCGACCGCGGCTGGGCCTACGACCGCGAGGAGGGCAACGTCGGCGTGAGCTGCGTGGCGGCGCCGATCTTCAACGCGACCGGCGAGGTGGTGGCCGCGTTGTCGGTGACCGGGCCGAGCGCGGCGGTGAAGCCGGAACGCATCGGGCCCGCCGTGCGGATGGCGGCGGCCGCGGCGAGCCGGGCGTACTCGACCCGGCGGTGGGAGGCCCCGCGGCGGTCAACGTGA
- a CDS encoding flavin-containing monooxygenase has translation MRVAIIGAGVAGLTTAKVLLQAGHDVEVFDSAPDVGGVWSRTRRYPGLTTQSPGAQYSFSDFPMPKDLPEWPTGEQVQRYLESYAHHFGIEPSLRLETTVTSVVPVADGWEVTTDAGIGTYDRVVVANGVFCEPALPDYPGLDEFTAAGGRFIAGSDFHDAEEARGKHVLVVGYGKSACDVTVPISEVAASADVIARQLLWKVPRKIAGVLNFKMLLLTRMGEALFRYRFVRGFEKVLHGPADGIRRSMLNSLGSVSVRQFGLAEHDLMPRGRMEDIVKGAIGLATEGFFEGVASGAIQVRRDMTITRLLGGDRPRAELADGTVLPADLVVCSTGYTQGVPFLPAEVRTRLFDERGNFALYRQIQPIDVPGLYFNGYNSSFFSPLNAELAALWIAADLAGALRLPDPDTRLAEVTAQLAFMDEATNTHHCRGTKIIPFSMHNADEVLGDLGLQIGRFTRFTHWLNPVAPAAYRKVTPALLARLADPRAEVAAVATK, from the coding sequence ATGCGCGTCGCGATCATCGGGGCCGGAGTCGCCGGCCTCACCACGGCGAAGGTGCTGCTGCAGGCGGGTCACGACGTCGAGGTGTTCGACTCCGCGCCGGACGTCGGCGGCGTGTGGAGCCGCACCCGGCGCTACCCCGGCCTCACCACGCAGAGCCCCGGAGCGCAGTACTCCTTCTCGGACTTCCCGATGCCGAAGGACCTGCCGGAGTGGCCCACCGGTGAGCAGGTGCAGCGCTACCTGGAGTCCTACGCCCACCACTTCGGCATCGAGCCGTCGCTGCGGCTGGAGACGACCGTGACGTCGGTCGTGCCGGTCGCGGACGGCTGGGAGGTGACCACGGACGCCGGCATCGGCACCTACGACCGGGTCGTCGTGGCCAACGGCGTGTTCTGCGAACCCGCGCTGCCCGACTACCCCGGACTGGACGAGTTCACCGCGGCGGGCGGCCGGTTCATCGCGGGCAGCGACTTCCACGACGCCGAGGAGGCGCGCGGCAAGCACGTGCTCGTCGTCGGCTACGGCAAGTCGGCGTGCGACGTGACGGTGCCGATCAGCGAGGTCGCGGCGAGCGCCGACGTGATCGCGCGGCAGCTGCTGTGGAAGGTGCCGCGCAAGATCGCCGGGGTGCTGAACTTCAAGATGCTGCTGCTGACCAGGATGGGCGAGGCGCTGTTCCGCTACCGCTTCGTGCGCGGCTTCGAGAAGGTCCTGCACGGCCCCGCCGACGGGATCCGCCGCTCGATGCTCAACTCGCTGGGCTCGGTGTCGGTGCGCCAGTTCGGGCTCGCCGAGCACGACCTCATGCCGCGCGGGCGGATGGAGGACATCGTCAAGGGCGCGATCGGCCTGGCCACCGAGGGGTTCTTCGAGGGCGTGGCCTCCGGCGCGATCCAGGTGCGTCGCGACATGACGATCACCCGGCTGCTGGGCGGTGACCGGCCGCGCGCCGAGCTCGCCGACGGCACGGTGCTGCCCGCCGACCTGGTCGTGTGCTCGACCGGCTACACCCAGGGCGTGCCGTTCCTGCCGGCCGAGGTGCGGACGCGGTTGTTCGACGAACGCGGCAACTTCGCGCTGTACCGGCAGATCCAGCCGATCGACGTGCCCGGCCTGTACTTCAACGGCTACAACTCGTCGTTCTTCAGCCCCCTCAACGCGGAGCTGGCCGCGCTGTGGATCGCCGCCGACCTCGCGGGAGCGCTCCGCCTGCCGGATCCGGACACCCGGCTGGCCGAGGTGACCGCGCAGCTCGCGTTCATGGACGAGGCGACGAACACGCACCACTGCCGGGGTACGAAGATCATCCCGTTCTCGATGCACAACGCGGACGAGGTGCTGGGCGACCTCGGCCTGCAGATCGGCCGGTTCACCCGCTTCACGCACTGGCTGAACCCCGTCGCCCCCGCCGCCTACCGGAAGGTCACGCCCGCACTGCTCGCCAGGCTCGCCGACCCGCGAGCCGAGGTCGCCGCCGTCGCAACCAAGTGA
- a CDS encoding cupin domain-containing protein: MDTPVEQQHRVYRTGDGTNVGAIGLGIYTRLTGADTKGAYSLFEYVVPPNLGGPPTHIHSREDELFTCVQGRVVVELDGEEHVLGAGDSLLMPRGVPHMFHNPFDEETRVVAVVSPPGLENYYQALSELPPGPRDMKLVAEIMVEHGLSLQKKPS, translated from the coding sequence ATGGACACCCCCGTGGAACAGCAACACCGCGTCTACCGCACCGGCGACGGGACGAACGTCGGCGCGATCGGCCTGGGCATCTACACCCGGCTCACCGGAGCCGACACCAAGGGCGCCTACTCGCTCTTCGAGTACGTCGTGCCGCCGAACCTGGGCGGCCCGCCTACGCACATCCACAGCCGCGAGGACGAGCTCTTCACGTGTGTGCAGGGACGCGTCGTCGTCGAGCTGGACGGCGAGGAGCACGTGCTGGGCGCCGGCGACTCGCTGCTGATGCCGCGCGGCGTGCCGCACATGTTCCACAACCCGTTCGACGAGGAGACCCGCGTGGTCGCCGTCGTGTCACCGCCGGGGCTGGAGAACTACTACCAGGCGCTGTCGGAGCTGCCGCCCGGCCCGCGGGACATGAAGCTGGTCGCGGAGATCATGGTCGAGCACGGCCTGTCGCTGCAGAAGAAGCCGTCATGA
- a CDS encoding nuclear transport factor 2 family protein codes for MTRTEMVRSMCASVDAGDAEAFGAWFAETATYTFGNNDPLVGRAAVVRATAAAVQGLPWVRHVVDQVAEVGDQLFCRFTIETATRDGSEVALPCVTVIWMDDDQIVDYRVHMDISPALG; via the coding sequence ATGACGAGGACCGAGATGGTGCGCTCGATGTGCGCCTCCGTCGACGCCGGGGATGCCGAGGCGTTCGGGGCGTGGTTCGCCGAGACGGCCACCTACACGTTCGGCAACAACGACCCGCTCGTGGGCAGGGCCGCGGTGGTGCGGGCCACCGCGGCCGCCGTGCAGGGACTGCCGTGGGTGCGCCACGTCGTCGACCAGGTGGCGGAGGTGGGGGACCAGCTGTTCTGCCGGTTCACCATCGAGACGGCGACGCGGGACGGGTCCGAGGTCGCGCTGCCGTGCGTGACGGTGATCTGGATGGACGACGACCAGATCGTGGACTACCGCGTGCACATGGACATATCGCCCGCTCTCGGCTGA
- a CDS encoding FAD-dependent monooxygenase, translating into MGLLVIALVTIAVLVTRRLWGKFTNNPLPQLAARPGAGVLQRLGKVRNPERDGSPARTRAPRQSPQDCEVLVVGAGPSGLMTAALLKQQGVDVCVIDANAGPATESRAFAVQARTVELFRNLGLADELLARGVVTNGIRFHIRGKEAGGLDFDRSKAATTPYQFILMAPQAEVEELLLHHLARNGVTVRRGTRLVDLVQSEDAVMATLNDRTVTANYVVGADGAHSTVRAKLGLGFEGEKYAQRYLLADCTVEWPFDHAHFRVFMNRNRIGLFLPLQGKQVSRVMVTDFDPDAPFDLARLQAELRTATNTGVTLHSPVWTSRYQVHLKKVGTYRQGRGFLVGDAAHIHSPAGGQGMNTGLHDAANLAWKLGAVLRHGAADALLDSYSAERHPEGVRLLKFTDRLYKVAAGLSGAKAWLRDTLGPFLIGRMSAAPLPHRRSFHRLSQLGLGYRPGEFAVNELLYSLKGPLAGHRAPDARINAHTHVFDLLTGYELHVVALSRRHLGTPEITEIDRRLTAFGVSAHLVTRVEARPDDRVHQADSAQVFEHYGLTERDSQALYVIRPDGHVAWRADELDFEACRRFLTRLHPGAEHPRARAA; encoded by the coding sequence ATGGGACTGCTGGTCATCGCGCTCGTCACCATCGCCGTACTTGTCACACGCCGGCTGTGGGGCAAGTTCACCAACAACCCGCTGCCGCAACTCGCCGCGCGACCGGGCGCCGGGGTGTTGCAGAGGCTGGGCAAGGTGCGCAACCCCGAACGAGACGGCTCGCCGGCGCGAACCCGTGCGCCACGGCAGAGCCCGCAGGACTGCGAGGTGCTCGTGGTCGGCGCCGGGCCGAGCGGGCTGATGACCGCGGCACTGCTCAAGCAGCAGGGTGTCGACGTCTGCGTGATCGACGCGAACGCCGGCCCGGCCACCGAGTCACGGGCGTTCGCGGTGCAGGCGCGGACGGTCGAGCTGTTCCGCAACCTCGGCCTGGCCGACGAGCTGCTCGCCAGGGGTGTGGTCACCAACGGGATCCGCTTCCACATCAGGGGAAAGGAGGCGGGCGGGCTGGACTTCGACCGCTCGAAGGCCGCGACCACGCCGTACCAGTTCATCCTGATGGCACCGCAGGCCGAGGTGGAGGAGCTGCTGCTGCACCACCTGGCACGTAACGGTGTCACCGTCCGCAGGGGCACCAGGCTCGTCGACCTCGTCCAGTCCGAGGACGCGGTCATGGCGACGCTGAACGACCGCACGGTCACCGCCAACTACGTCGTGGGCGCGGACGGCGCGCACAGCACGGTGCGCGCCAAGCTCGGGCTCGGCTTCGAAGGCGAGAAGTACGCGCAGCGCTACCTGCTGGCCGACTGCACGGTCGAGTGGCCGTTCGACCACGCGCACTTCCGGGTGTTCATGAACCGCAACCGCATCGGCCTCTTCCTGCCGTTGCAGGGCAAGCAGGTCTCGCGCGTCATGGTCACCGACTTCGACCCCGACGCGCCGTTCGACCTGGCCAGGCTCCAGGCCGAGCTGCGCACGGCGACGAACACCGGCGTCACGCTGCACAGTCCGGTGTGGACCAGCCGTTACCAGGTGCACCTGAAGAAGGTCGGCACCTACCGGCAGGGCCGGGGTTTCTTGGTCGGCGACGCGGCGCACATCCACTCACCGGCCGGCGGCCAGGGCATGAACACCGGCCTGCACGACGCGGCGAACCTCGCGTGGAAGCTCGGCGCGGTCCTCCGGCACGGCGCCGCCGACGCCCTGCTCGACAGCTACTCGGCGGAACGGCACCCCGAAGGCGTGCGGCTGTTGAAGTTCACCGATCGGCTGTACAAGGTCGCGGCCGGGCTGAGTGGCGCAAAGGCCTGGCTGCGCGACACGCTCGGCCCGTTCCTGATCGGCCGGATGTCCGCGGCTCCCCTGCCGCACCGCAGGTCGTTCCACCGGCTCTCGCAGCTGGGCCTCGGCTACCGGCCGGGCGAGTTCGCCGTCAACGAGCTGCTGTACTCGCTGAAGGGACCGCTGGCGGGCCACCGCGCCCCGGACGCCAGGATCAACGCGCACACCCACGTGTTCGACCTGCTCACCGGGTACGAGCTGCACGTGGTCGCGTTGTCCCGCAGGCACCTCGGCACGCCCGAGATCACCGAGATCGACCGGCGGCTCACCGCGTTCGGCGTCAGCGCCCACCTCGTCACCCGCGTCGAGGCACGTCCGGACGACCGCGTGCACCAGGCCGACTCGGCGCAGGTGTTCGAGCACTACGGTCTCACTGAGCGGGACTCCCAGGCGTTGTACGTGATCCGGCCGGACGGGCACGTGGCCTGGCGCGCCGACGAGCTGGACTTCGAGGCGTGCCGGCGGTTCCTCACCCGTCTGCACCCCGGGGCCGAGCATCCGCGGGCACGAGCGGCATGA
- a CDS encoding putative quinol monooxygenase yields the protein MSAVVLPEPDADESGPYTHLGFAKAKPGHEEAVEELILGLVGPLRAESGCVEFHVHRDRADRSSFVIYEMFRSKAELEEHLGMQYVHDFRRDIQPHVEGPLRQQFLRMCSTHPAVGE from the coding sequence ATGAGCGCAGTCGTCCTGCCGGAGCCGGACGCCGACGAGTCCGGCCCGTACACACACCTGGGGTTCGCGAAGGCCAAGCCAGGCCACGAAGAAGCGGTCGAGGAGCTGATCCTCGGGCTCGTCGGGCCGTTGCGGGCGGAGAGCGGGTGCGTGGAGTTCCACGTGCACCGCGACCGGGCGGACCGGTCGTCGTTCGTCATCTACGAGATGTTCCGGTCCAAGGCGGAACTGGAGGAGCACCTCGGGATGCAGTACGTGCACGACTTCCGGCGCGACATCCAGCCGCACGTCGAAGGGCCGTTGCGGCAGCAGTTCCTGCGCATGTGCAGCACCCACCCGGCGGTCGGGGAGTAG